A genomic region of Bernardetia sp. ABR2-2B contains the following coding sequences:
- the rsmG gene encoding 16S rRNA (guanine(527)-N(7))-methyltransferase RsmG, protein MEIITRYFPNLTEKQLEQYAALQNLYAEWNEKINVISRKDVENLYERHVLHSMSIGKIVEFDPNDNVIDIGTGGGFPGIPLAILFPETQFHLMDSIGKKIRVVTEVAKEIGLDNVVAEQMRVEKAKKNNYDFAVTRAVAQTSKLYHWIKPALRKNKPSLVEKDEFKHGILALKGGDLKEELADFKHFFRLYNLSDMFEEEFFETKKILYVQI, encoded by the coding sequence ATGGAAATCATTACCCGTTATTTTCCCAATCTTACAGAAAAACAACTTGAGCAGTATGCAGCCTTACAAAATTTGTATGCTGAATGGAACGAAAAAATAAATGTTATTTCAAGAAAAGATGTAGAAAACCTCTATGAAAGACACGTTTTGCATTCGATGAGTATCGGAAAAATTGTTGAATTTGACCCAAATGATAATGTTATTGACATTGGAACAGGTGGAGGTTTTCCCGGTATTCCGTTGGCTATTCTTTTTCCAGAAACACAATTTCATTTGATGGATTCTATCGGAAAAAAAATTAGAGTAGTAACAGAAGTGGCGAAAGAAATTGGGTTAGATAATGTAGTGGCAGAACAAATGAGAGTAGAGAAAGCGAAGAAAAATAATTATGACTTTGCTGTTACTCGTGCCGTTGCCCAAACTTCAAAACTCTATCATTGGATAAAACCTGCACTACGAAAAAATAAACCTTCATTAGTAGAAAAAGATGAGTTCAAACACGGAATCTTAGCTCTAAAAGGAGGAGATTTGAAGGAAGAATTAGCTGATTTTAAGCACTTTTTTAGATTATATAATTTGAGTGATATGTTTGAAGAAGAGTTTTTTGAGACTAAGAAAATTCTTTATGTACAGATTTAA
- a CDS encoding thermonuclease family protein produces the protein MEEPINYVLYGSILGALLIVVIILLVFRKKIMLFLLTNFSDKAVKTTVLEVLEGDTIVVEIPKDKNQPNKTSTSLSVNDESETSWTVRLIGVDTPESRASLYIDEAPFGKEALAYTEDRFNADKNIILVFDEQLFDKFEKHLAYIYFPSGECLNATLLKEGYGWIRNHAFTIKFAKEFGKLQEKARTKQKGIWNMYVTKGILREEYKETEHYKEYKKRVEENE, from the coding sequence ATGGAAGAACCAATAAACTATGTCTTGTATGGAAGTATTTTAGGTGCATTACTTATTGTAGTGATAATTTTACTTGTATTTCGCAAAAAAATTATGCTTTTCTTACTGACTAATTTTTCTGATAAAGCTGTCAAAACAACTGTTTTAGAAGTTTTGGAAGGAGATACGATTGTCGTAGAAATTCCTAAGGATAAAAATCAGCCAAACAAAACCTCAACATCTCTTTCTGTAAATGATGAAAGCGAAACAAGTTGGACAGTTCGTCTGATTGGTGTCGATACGCCTGAAAGCCGTGCTTCTTTGTATATCGATGAAGCTCCTTTTGGAAAAGAAGCCTTAGCCTATACAGAAGATAGGTTTAATGCAGATAAAAATATCATTTTAGTTTTTGATGAGCAGCTTTTTGATAAATTTGAAAAGCATCTAGCCTATATTTATTTTCCTTCTGGAGAGTGCCTGAATGCAACACTTTTGAAAGAAGGTTATGGGTGGATAAGAAACCATGCTTTTACTATAAAATTCGCAAAAGAATTTGGAAAACTACAAGAAAAAGCAAGAACAAAGCAAAAAGGAATTTGGAATATGTATGTAACAAAAGGAATTTTGAGAGAGGAATACAAAGAAACTGAACACTACAAAGAATATAAAAAAAGAGTAGAAGAAAATGAATAA
- a CDS encoding glycosyltransferase family 2 protein, with translation MTQLSVIIPIYNESLNIHLLHERLTKVVSNLAKTYELIFINDGSKDNSLELVKELSLEDSNVKFIDLSRNFGHQIAVSAGLDYCKGDMVVIIDADLQDPPELIEPMWEKLKEGYQVVYAKRRARAGEGYLKKLTAKTFYRLLSKITSFPIPVDTGDFRIMDKKVVNGLRQMKENHKFLRGQIAWIGYNQTYVEYDRAERNAGVTGYSYKKMINLALNGITAFSNVPIKFVTVSGFVVSAIAFLMIIYSFIAKYFVVTGYVDGWSSIMVSIMFLGGVQLISLGIIGEYISRINTDVKNRPLYFVAETNAENEDKSLN, from the coding sequence ATGACCCAGCTTTCTGTCATTATTCCTATCTACAACGAATCTCTCAATATTCATTTGCTTCATGAAAGACTTACTAAAGTAGTTTCTAATTTGGCAAAAACGTATGAACTTATTTTTATAAATGATGGAAGCAAGGATAATTCATTAGAACTTGTAAAAGAGCTTTCTCTTGAAGATAGTAATGTGAAATTTATTGATTTGAGCCGAAATTTTGGTCATCAGATTGCTGTTTCAGCAGGTTTGGATTATTGTAAAGGAGATATGGTTGTGATTATTGATGCTGATTTGCAAGACCCACCAGAGCTTATCGAACCAATGTGGGAAAAGCTCAAAGAAGGTTATCAAGTCGTTTATGCCAAACGAAGAGCAAGAGCAGGAGAAGGATATTTGAAAAAACTAACTGCCAAAACATTTTATCGTTTGCTTTCCAAGATTACTTCTTTTCCAATTCCTGTCGATACTGGAGATTTCAGAATTATGGATAAAAAAGTAGTGAACGGACTTCGCCAAATGAAAGAAAATCATAAATTTCTGCGTGGACAAATTGCTTGGATTGGTTATAATCAGACCTATGTAGAATATGATAGAGCCGAAAGAAATGCAGGAGTTACAGGGTATTCATATAAAAAAATGATAAATCTTGCACTTAATGGAATTACAGCTTTCTCAAATGTTCCTATCAAATTTGTTACTGTTTCTGGCTTTGTGGTTTCTGCGATTGCTTTTTTGATGATAATTTATTCTTTTATTGCAAAGTATTTTGTTGTTACAGGTTATGTAGATGGCTGGTCTTCTATTATGGTCAGTATTATGTTTTTGGGAGGTGTGCAGCTTATTAGCTTAGGAATTATTGGAGAATATATCAGCAGAATAAATACAGATGTCAAGAATCGTCCTCTTTATTTTGTGGCAGAAACGAATGCAGAAAATGAAGATAAGTCATTAAACTAA